Proteins from a genomic interval of Spiroplasma diminutum CUAS-1:
- a CDS encoding ABC transporter substrate-binding protein: MSIWYKKTLGILGLGLATTMISSSVVSCGASFDAILNRVMSTDVHKSIYTNNVSSWNTAHSMQAEDSRIWSNTFDTFLSTDQYGRIYGSLAVSEYGQDVKGPDHLYVGVNNEDSTEWTYKMREMNWVDYKGNIVKDGKNASVYDGVIRAAKYALNPANGSDVSSLWTSFIVGAEDIYESIGKAQDELEGKELEDAIQKQYARIENPDEFGISSKNEDGKELITFKLAKAAPYFESLLTYSVFSPINSVNPQTTGPVNKFEDAYYNGAYYVQQANPNGKIILKKNEHYALKQSTNIETLEFNYLEDASASRERTLFESGSTSSFELKSDDLKGWSRYIGKGKEAYDNPNFGAAYEVESPDKAASFMLVYNYYNANIDDASVGVVEQNRALNASKLLQSKDVRAFISTTLNRSDFARYFSKTIDDVGQNSQMLRNTYTAEGVAQDEKGIDYTQYVAREFDKSVGNEENLEGSISLKDGQDPYKTYAKELSDNKTSEELIKDINKFIEINGINKQDIKGYGKRVVLRLILSPSNNNSLNPYLNLMMKGFNSIENNPIYIETKTLPSNDDYRTAGSKGATDLFISGWSPDYKDPSSFLETITLTGPYRGYNGTVRLFEKNKEGNYVVKNKNLLTKKSESSDQGSATEDLLKAFESFSNDFKETDANVTIPSERYTQFAEQENSFFYENFLSLSLYTKALPKVWTVSYLAPYTKSYEAFGTAQFKFYNTYLNSKLLSEKEWKEKFEEYKQKMAVVKSDWTKWRSGAHWSTETNGD, translated from the coding sequence ATGTCTATATGATATAAAAAAACATTAGGAATATTAGGCTTAGGTTTAGCAACAACAATGATTTCATCTTCTGTGGTTTCTTGTGGAGCTTCTTTTGATGCTATTTTAAATAGAGTTATGAGTACAGATGTTCATAAGTCAATTTATACTAATAACGTTTCAAGTTGAAATACTGCACATTCAATGCAAGCAGAAGATTCAAGAATTTGATCAAATACATTTGATACATTCTTATCAACAGACCAATATGGAAGAATCTATGGTTCTCTTGCAGTAAGTGAATATGGTCAAGATGTAAAAGGACCAGATCATCTTTATGTTGGTGTTAACAATGAGGATTCAACAGAATGAACTTACAAAATGAGAGAAATGAACTGAGTTGATTATAAAGGAAATATAGTTAAAGATGGAAAAAATGCAAGTGTTTATGATGGAGTAATTAGAGCTGCTAAATATGCTTTAAATCCAGCAAATGGATCAGATGTATCATCACTATGAACTTCATTTATTGTTGGAGCGGAAGATATTTATGAATCAATTGGGAAAGCTCAAGATGAACTTGAAGGAAAAGAACTGGAAGATGCAATTCAAAAACAATATGCTAGAATTGAAAATCCTGATGAATTTGGAATAAGTTCAAAAAATGAAGATGGAAAGGAACTAATTACTTTTAAATTAGCGAAAGCTGCACCTTATTTTGAAAGCTTACTAACTTATTCTGTATTCTCTCCAATTAATTCAGTTAATCCTCAAACTACTGGACCTGTAAATAAATTTGAGGATGCATATTATAATGGAGCATACTATGTTCAACAAGCAAATCCAAATGGAAAAATTATTCTTAAAAAGAATGAACATTATGCATTGAAACAAAGTACTAATATTGAAACTTTAGAATTCAATTATTTAGAAGATGCATCAGCTTCAAGAGAAAGAACTTTATTTGAATCTGGTTCAACTTCATCATTTGAACTAAAATCAGATGATCTAAAAGGTTGAAGTAGATATATTGGTAAAGGAAAAGAAGCATATGATAATCCAAATTTTGGAGCAGCATATGAAGTTGAATCACCAGATAAAGCAGCGTCATTCATGTTAGTTTATAACTATTATAATGCAAATATTGATGATGCTAGTGTTGGTGTTGTTGAACAAAATAGAGCATTAAATGCTTCAAAACTTCTACAATCAAAAGATGTTAGAGCATTTATATCAACAACTCTAAATAGAAGTGATTTTGCAAGATACTTTTCTAAAACAATTGATGATGTTGGACAAAATTCACAAATGCTAAGAAATACTTATACTGCTGAAGGTGTAGCACAAGATGAAAAAGGTATTGACTATACACAATATGTGGCAAGAGAATTTGATAAAAGTGTGGGTAATGAAGAAAATTTAGAAGGATCAATTTCTTTAAAAGATGGTCAAGATCCTTATAAAACATATGCTAAAGAACTTTCAGATAATAAAACAAGTGAAGAACTTATCAAAGATATTAATAAATTTATAGAAATTAATGGAATTAATAAACAAGATATAAAGGGTTATGGTAAAAGAGTTGTTTTAAGACTTATTTTAAGTCCATCAAATAATAATTCATTAAATCCGTATTTAAATTTAATGATGAAAGGCTTTAATTCGATAGAAAATAATCCAATTTATATTGAAACAAAAACATTACCATCAAACGATGATTATAGAACTGCTGGATCAAAAGGAGCAACTGATTTATTCATTAGTGGTTGATCTCCAGACTATAAAGACCCATCATCATTCTTAGAAACAATTACTTTAACTGGACCTTATAGAGGATATAATGGAACAGTTAGACTATTTGAAAAGAATAAAGAAGGTAATTATGTAGTTAAAAATAAAAATCTTTTGACTAAAAAAAGTGAGAGTTCTGATCAAGGAAGTGCAACAGAGGATTTATTAAAAGCTTTTGAAAGTTTTTCAAATGATTTTAAAGAAACTGATGCTAATGTAACAATTCCTTCTGAAAGATATACTCAATTTGCTGAACAAGAAAATAGTTTCTTTTATGAAAATTTCTTATCTTTAAGTTTATATACAAAAGCTTTACCAAAAGTTTGAACTGTAAGTTACTTAGCTCCGTATACAAAATCATATGAAGCATTTGGTACTGCTCAATTTAAATTCTATAACACTTATTTAAACTCAAAATTATTGAGTGAAAAAGAGTGAAAAGAAAAATTTGAAGAATATAAACAAAAAATGGCAGTCGTTAAAAGCGATTGAACAAAATGAAGATCTGGAGCTCATTGATCAACTGAAACTAATGGTGATTAA